In Pseudomonadota bacterium, one DNA window encodes the following:
- a CDS encoding HNH endonuclease, translating to MFVRRRRGQHLSSIHRKTVPDRSARELDGHLRHLAGLHNQIRNLIGLALDIMRHKKAFSRLGYSTMASFAAQELGMQAGQAFETSRIAGELRHRPVTLRRHLNGHLSYGVLRMILPNTPRELEDQTSALFANLTVAEAGQALSRFQALYDEARSRSAKASGDEKRKPEENKQDDETSSTSQRNSVKPSPDGRSAQSSPTAHDFEQRLAELARRAAECALPLGASASLEETTEEDGETIEVTASPSLSARFLVGVELARQIEGADLPVHACLEMWAAEMMSGVGADALQRLADETDRIGAACAADAEQGASGEPSTSNKGAAGEADAEGGASGEGEAEDEATDNQDLEREPLRVRNLDRAADRAFWKSVENDIHAFNDHWGFLDWQLPQLENLEHLAARDDMTLNDLRHRLCELRNIDLRVDRLLREGLWRFRRARHHRELDFVDIGHYGQERLHMSRSTVKALVTLEHRLRRFPHIRAALDAGTLHENQAALLVTIATQENEIAWLNHAQQTTVRFLRDDIKEAEHMRVFDPERFRQTHGLPSQPMIQARAAAHEAARAQRRAARSTSKSQTCAAGSDGEGADENKSADALGQTCAAGSNDEGSEGAESSAAQPPPRRRRPMRAPLPLPVFRERLKIVLDDVKGRYDDDPFKGAHVRLRLWIPASMAPFLQAVMRTSRIVLGGYGGFNEALELCLDAFLTQYGDEALRELRQHPILARDGCRCAVPTCGRRGILHVHHIVYRSHGGDNDTTNLVTLCESHHLYGVHQGRIAVSGHAPDALHWRLGVQPDGTSVMTVEGRTIVAQPETVTAAA from the coding sequence ATGTTCGTCCGTCGCCGCAGAGGCCAACACCTCTCTTCCATTCACCGCAAGACCGTGCCAGACCGATCTGCCCGTGAGCTCGACGGTCACCTGCGCCACCTTGCAGGGCTGCACAACCAGATTCGCAACCTCATCGGGCTTGCGCTCGACATCATGCGCCACAAGAAGGCATTCTCTCGCCTGGGATACAGCACCATGGCGAGCTTTGCCGCACAAGAGCTCGGCATGCAGGCTGGCCAGGCGTTCGAGACCTCACGCATCGCGGGCGAGCTTCGGCACCGCCCCGTCACGCTTCGTCGCCACCTGAACGGGCATCTGTCCTACGGAGTTCTGCGCATGATTCTGCCGAACACGCCACGCGAGCTCGAAGATCAGACGTCTGCCCTGTTCGCCAACCTCACCGTCGCTGAAGCCGGTCAGGCACTGTCACGGTTCCAAGCCCTCTACGACGAGGCGCGTTCAAGAAGCGCGAAAGCCTCTGGCGATGAGAAGCGCAAGCCTGAAGAGAACAAGCAAGATGACGAGACCTCAAGCACCAGCCAGCGAAACAGCGTGAAGCCTTCCCCTGACGGGAGAAGCGCCCAGAGTTCCCCAACCGCTCACGACTTTGAACAGCGGCTGGCAGAGCTGGCCCGTCGCGCGGCTGAATGCGCTCTCCCCCTCGGAGCAAGTGCTTCTCTCGAAGAGACAACAGAGGAAGACGGTGAGACCATAGAGGTCACCGCCTCCCCATCACTCAGCGCGCGCTTCCTCGTGGGCGTCGAGCTGGCACGCCAGATCGAGGGAGCCGACCTTCCCGTGCACGCGTGTCTCGAGATGTGGGCCGCTGAGATGATGAGCGGCGTCGGCGCCGACGCACTGCAGCGGCTGGCCGACGAGACCGACAGAATCGGGGCAGCCTGCGCGGCAGATGCCGAACAGGGAGCCTCGGGGGAGCCGTCGACAAGCAACAAAGGTGCTGCGGGAGAGGCTGATGCGGAAGGTGGGGCGTCCGGCGAAGGCGAGGCCGAAGATGAGGCAACAGACAATCAAGACCTGGAGCGTGAACCGCTGCGCGTCAGAAATCTCGACCGTGCAGCCGATCGCGCTTTCTGGAAATCTGTGGAGAACGACATCCATGCCTTCAACGATCACTGGGGGTTTCTCGACTGGCAGCTTCCTCAGCTCGAGAACCTCGAACATCTCGCCGCACGCGATGACATGACGCTGAACGACCTTCGTCACCGTCTGTGTGAGCTGCGCAACATCGATCTGCGCGTCGACCGGCTTCTTCGAGAAGGGCTCTGGCGCTTTCGCCGCGCCCGTCACCACCGTGAGCTCGACTTCGTCGACATCGGCCATTACGGTCAAGAGCGCCTGCACATGAGTCGCAGCACCGTGAAAGCCCTGGTCACACTCGAGCACCGACTACGCAGGTTCCCTCACATCCGCGCCGCCCTCGATGCAGGCACACTTCACGAGAACCAGGCTGCGCTGCTCGTCACCATCGCAACGCAAGAGAACGAGATCGCATGGTTGAACCACGCACAGCAGACCACCGTGCGCTTCCTCCGTGATGACATCAAGGAAGCCGAGCACATGCGCGTGTTCGATCCTGAGCGGTTCCGACAGACCCACGGTCTTCCATCGCAGCCGATGATCCAAGCCAGAGCCGCGGCGCACGAAGCAGCGCGTGCGCAGAGAAGAGCAGCGCGCTCCACGTCTAAAAGCCAGACCTGCGCAGCCGGGAGCGACGGCGAGGGCGCAGACGAGAACAAGTCGGCCGACGCATTGGGCCAGACCTGCGCAGCCGGGAGCAATGACGAGGGTTCAGAGGGCGCAGAGTCCAGCGCAGCTCAACCACCACCGCGTCGCCGTCGCCCGATGCGGGCCCCATTGCCCCTCCCTGTCTTCCGAGAGCGCCTGAAAATCGTCCTCGACGACGTGAAAGGACGTTACGATGACGACCCCTTCAAAGGCGCCCATGTCCGCCTTCGCCTCTGGATACCGGCATCCATGGCGCCGTTCCTCCAAGCAGTGATGCGCACGTCGCGAATCGTGCTCGGAGGGTACGGCGGCTTCAACGAAGCCCTTGAGCTCTGCCTCGATGCCTTCCTCACGCAATACGGCGACGAAGCCCTGCGCGAGCTTCGCCAGCATCCCATTCTCGCTCGCGATGGCTGCCGATGCGCAGTCCCCACCTGTGGTCGCCGTGGCATACTGCACGTGCATCACATCGTATACCGATCGCATGGCGGCGACAACGACACCACCAATCTGGTAACCCTGTGCGAATCCCACCACCTGTACGGCGTGCATC